The stretch of DNA GGATCGGCACCACCGCCGTCACCATCATCATTGCGAACTGGAACGCTGGAAGCTTTGCTTTGACTGGCCGTTCCCGTAGTACGGGGAGGGAAGGGAGACGAGCAACGTGTACTGCTAAATAGTAGGACTGCCATAGGAGGAGCCGAGGTCGAGGAGACGACGTGGATGGATGCGCGCGAGTTAAAAATGGAAATGCTTGGCCGGCGGCCCAGGATCGATGCCCCTGGTGGGTGTGCCATGCACTTGGTGCACTGGCGGGGCATGGGCACGGTGACGGTGGGGTCAACAAACACAACAACGCAACCGCCGGCGTGCTGTTCTGATTCCCTGCCCACACATGCATGGGATGGGAAGGATTGGCTGGTGGTAGTGATTAAATTATGTGGGCGATCGTTAGCTAGAGAGAGCAGGGGATTAATTCCGTGGCCTGGTTAACACGCCCAGAAAAAGGCAAGAATTTAGTTCCGCGTATACGTCTGTGCCGGGCCGGGTTGCCAAATGCATTATCTGCGTCCTGTGCACGCTCCACCAGTGTGGAATAAAATGTTTTGTTAGTATAAGAGGCCTGCCTGATGACGACGGAAATTCTCAGCTCCGATTCGGGACGGCGGATTGTATCTGTATACAGCCAACTCCGTTCATAATTAAGTCATTCGATCGGGTGTATATCTAGTCTCGTCTTAGTTTTAGGCGAGACTTTGCGCGCAATCCTACCACTCAATTCTTATGTGCCATGCACGGTATTATATTGCCAAATGAACTAGGAAGGAGAATCCTAGCACTCGCTCGAGCACAAGCGCACGTACGTTTTTAGGGATGAGTGTGCATGCGTTGTGAGTATCTGAATTGTACTGGCTAATCTAAAGAAAAACTCCCACCGAGGATCGAGGAGGGGTGGTAATTTGGATGGAAACTGCACTACTCTAAGTGGGAGATCGATGCATCACAATTGTTCATCTTGACTTGTGATACAATTTACCACTCCCTAACCCACGAACCTAAGTAGAACTTCTCCTCTTAATTCCAACTCCCACCTATAATCCCCATGTACTTTCCCATCAATTGCCAAACGCACCGTTGCGGTTAAGGAAGAAGATAACTgagagagatagagatagatCTTGATCCTCTGCCTCAAAAATACGAGTAGTCGTGGAGGCTCTAGGAATAATGCTTGAAAATGAAAATCATCCGGTGAAAGTTATGGAGCACAATCAAGGACACTACTACAGTACTCTACGCAGCACGCACCACTTGTTTGAAGCAACTATTGACTATATACCAGCAAAAACACTACATCAGCCGTCGTCGATCGAAACGGGAAGCCACAATCTACAACAAGTTTGATCTCAAGGCGTGCCACCACAGTGATGTCAATCCTGCACCAGAAGTGAGCAGGCAAACAACCTCAGTGCCGGAAAATGAAAGAAAAGGAAGCAACGTGCTAGTGAACTGATCCGATCCAAGCATGCCGAcgatctttttttttcctttttaccGTACCTGAGGCGAGGACGGCCCAGCGAACCGCGGCGACGGCATCCGgggaacgggcggcggcgcccgagGGCGCCGCGTCGGCCGAGGAGTCGCAGTTGGAGGTGGAGTTCCAGTCCCCGCAGAGGCACAGGTCGGCGTGGCTCTCCATGTCGTGGCCGCACGCCCCGCCCGTGGCGCGGCACGCGCCGCAGAACCCGCGGTTGGACTCGGGGAGCGACCACGACGCCCGGATCCCGTACGCCCAGCcggcagcgccgcccgccgcgcgcacGGGCGCGAGGCTGTACGCGCTGCTGTACCCCTCGCACTCCAGCCGGGACACGTTCACCGCCCGGATGGCGGCCCAGGGAACCGCGCAGCACTCGGGCGGGGCGCCGGTGCCCACGGCGTCGCCGTACGCGGCGTCGTCGCCCgggggccgccgcccgccggcgtaGTAGTCGTCCCACGCGGGGCAGGCGAGGAAGTCCCCGCAGCCCATCCCGGACACGTTCCGGCACGGGAGGTGCCGGTCGGGGAAGCCCTGGAAGAGCGGCGAGGTGGCGCGGCAGCCCAGGAGGAGGAACACGTTGTCCGGGTCCGGCGACAGGTACGGCTCCCGCCACGGCTCGAGCACGAAGCCGTTGCCCCGGCCCCCCGGGGTGCGGTCGAGCGCGCGGCAGTCGGACATGGCCGGGTCGTGCAGGGTGAGCCCCCGGTAGGCGTAGTCGACGTCGAGGACGCGGTAGGAGCCCGAGGGGAGGTGCAGCATCAGCGCGCCGTTGATGCAGAAGAGCAGGTCGCGGAGCCCCGCGTGGCCGCACCCGGGGTGCAGCGCGAACGGGTAGTCCACCGTGATGTTGCCGCAGAAGGACCGGCACGTCGTGATCGGGAcgctggcgccggcggccggagcGGGCGGCGCCACGGTGCACGCGCATAGGACGAGCAAGGCGGCCAGCTGGCACGAACGCGGCGGTGCCATTTTTGCGCTGCGCGCGCGCGCAATGCAGGTGAGACTAGAGGGTGCCGACAGCTGAAAGAACACCCCGTGCTGGGGGAAGAGGATATTGGCAATGGCATGAACCGCGACGATGCAGCACAGATCGATTCCTTGCTTTCTCTTGAAGAAGAGTCGGGAGGCATCATTTGCTTTTCTTTTTCCGGCGCTTTTGCTTTAGCTTTCTTTTGATTTTAATTCCACACTCTTCACCCCGGATGCTTTCCGGTTCTTTCTTTTTCCATCTCGTTTGAACTTTGAACACAAGTGTGAGTTCGGCAACTGCGAGTAATACAAATTACCGGCGTTGATTCACATACGTATTCATGGAGGTTATACTAAGTATAGGCATCACCCGCGAGGACAAGCGTGCATCATTCTCCGCATACTCCTTCCGTTTCAAAATATAGCTACTTTCTAAATTTATAGTATTCAAATTTTATCCTGTAATATAACTATTTTTAAATTTCCAAGTGGGGTTTTTTGAAAGGTCTAAAATACCCCTCCTTGCGTGCAAATTAATTATGGTATGCAGTTTCTTCTCTTGATTAGTGCATGGTAACTAAAAAAAAGGTAACTCTATCCTTAATCTGTTTGAAAAACTCTAGAAATAACTATATTATGAGACAAAAAGAGTATATCCATTTTGGTCCAGGAACAACTAAAAATATGCCAAAGGAGTACAAATAATATAACGTTGTTTTGTCACTGCTGGATAACTAACAAAAACATTATGAAATATTACAGATTTTGAACTGTTCTATGAGAATAATGGATTCTCATTTTTAAGGCAATCTAGAATGGACCATAGAAGAAGTTGAAATAGTTCACTCGCCacgatttttttaaaaaatatgatCAAACTGACAAAGCAGAAAAGTAAATCCGTATTATAATTATTTGACCGTGAAGACCAAAAACAACACAAAAAAAGCTAGAAAAAGGAAGAAGGAAAAACCTGCTTATGCGCTGATCCATGCGATACCTGCTGAGCTGCtgaagaaaaaggaagaagagagaagaaacaGACAGAATGAGAAAAAGAATGCACCTGGGCCAGTAACACTTAGTGGAGTAACTGGACCACGAAATGGCCTGTATCTTTTGATTTGTTGGGCCATGGGCCACTTTCATCGTGCAGGATGGTTCCCATGTCAGGCCCATCTTTTTAGCAGGCTTGACCGCTTGACCGGCATCCTCCCTACCAAATTCTCGAAGTCAGGCCTGTAATGCAACCCAATTTCCCAGCTCTGCCCCTGTGCCGTGCCGTGAGGCGTGAGGATCTCGCGCGGTCGCGGTGGCGCCCCCACCCGATCCACGCCTGCGCACGAACGCGCCGTCCCACCCCCACCACACGCGGAACGCAATAGACCAGCGCGACCCGCAGGCCAGAGGCCAACCCGAAGCCCACCCGATCGCTCGTCGGTTGCGCCTGCTGCTCTGCTTTGCCTCGGCGCCCCCTCCCCTCGCTCGCCCGCTGtctcgctcgctcgcctcgtCCCGTCTCGCTTCGTCTCCATTTCCTCCCCACCCCACCGCACCCGCGTCAACCAACCAAACCCTAGAAGGCTCTCGCTCGCCCCCCGTCCCCAATCCCTCGCCGCCCCCCCTGatccccgccgcccgcaggcCAAAACCCTAcgcctctccctcgccgccgggtAAGCTCCTCGTCTCCCACGCCCCTCCCCCCTTCCCTCTttctccctcccctctctctcgctCTGATCCCTCGTTGGTTCGATTCGGTTCGGGCGTGGCGTCCGGTGCCACCCACGGTTTGATCCGCCGGCGCGCGGGAATGCCACCGCCCGTCGGAGCGTGGGCGGGCGCCGCGTGCCCCGTGGAATTTCGACGCGGGACGGGTCCGCCTGGTGCCCAGGGGATCGCGTGATTCCGTGGCGGGGGGCGACTGTGGCGGGCGGCCCCACGCGTTCATGGGCATGGAGCAGCGCTGCACGTGGAGAATTTCTGGTGAATTCGATGGGGGCGAGGGGGTTGCTTGGCTGGATTGCTGGGCGATTGTGCTGTAGGGTTTCGCGAGAACAGAAATTTTGCTTTGCTATCTTCTGGCTGATGATTAGGTCTTACAATTCAGGAGATGAGGAATGCAAGCACTGTTTTTCCGGAGGCTAGTAGATGCTGAATGCTCATGCAGCCAAAATTCTCCAAAATTCTGGTTATGGTTACTTGCAAGATTCCTGTTTTGATTCGATAATCCGACAAAAAAAGGGAACGTAAGCGAATATACTCGGAGCCAATCCTATGAGTTGGAGTTCTCAGATTCTGCAACGCTTTATCGTTTTGTTGTTATGGGCGCAAGGTTGTTTTCTGTTGCTTGATTATTGAACATGGGAGATGGAATCAAGCATGCTTTTCTTTTCGAGATGAAAAACAACTGAAATCGAACATCAGTAGTCAATGGAGGTTGCATCCGAATGGAAGTGGAGCCAAAATGTGTCTGATTTTGAGTTGCTTTTTGGCGTGGGAGATTTGGGCTAGTTGTCGTCTAGCGAGCAAAACGACATTCATGTATTATCAGGTCATCAGGCCTCTTTATTGCTAGTTGCAATAGATAACGTTGCATCACTATTGTTTCCTTATTTAACGGCTGTTTGAGTTGGCATCGCTGTTTGACATTCTTATATTTGGTCAGACACTCAGACGTACACGCTTCGATACTTATCAATTGCAGTTAATTTGTAACTTGGAGATATTGATATTCTTTTTTTGTTATGGTTGAACTTTCCTCATCTGCCAAGAGGAAGATCAGTACTGTGCATATATTTTCTTAGAGTGCTCATTTTTCTTTAAATTTGATTGCAGGTAAAAGCAGTGTAATTACTTGTCTAAAATGCCGTCTGCATCCAAGTCGAAGTCGAAAGACAGATCAGCTGCAAAAGTTACAAAAGAGCAACCTAAGGTTGCTGGAAAGCCAATGGGGAATGGTACACTTGCAAGTTCTTACAACAACCTCTCTGGAAAGTTTCATGTTCTGGAACCATCAGCATCTTTTTTGGGTAGCCAAGGTATTGATAAATTCAGGAATACAGATGAAATAGATGAGCATTCTCGTAGCTCCCATGGTACAGGGGACTTCGATTGTGCCTCCAACAATGGTAGCTGTTCTGGTGAGTCAGAAGATCCAAAGGAGAAAGCAACCAGTACTGCGTCTCGAGTGGACTCTGTTCCAGGATGCGATATTGATAAACGTGAGAAGATCAGACAGAAGAATGAGAAGAAGCATCAACGGCAGAAGGAGAGGCGTGCCCAGGAATTACATGAGCGTTGCAAGGGATACCTTATGTCTAGAAAGTTGGAGGCACTCGCGCAGAAGCTTGTCGCGATGGGTTTCTCAGCAGATCAAGCAACGATGGCCCTTATACAGAATGAGGGTTGCGTTGAGGAGTCTGTTACCTGGCTCTGCAACTTTGATGGCAGTGAGGAAACTAAGCAACAACTTGCAGCTGATCAACAGTCTGGGGTCAACTTGAAGATTGATATAGCTGACGAGCTTGCAAAAATTGTGAGCTTGGAGGCAAAATATAAGTGTACAAAGCAAGAGGTTGAAA from Panicum hallii strain FIL2 chromosome 3, PHallii_v3.1, whole genome shotgun sequence encodes:
- the LOC112887388 gene encoding uncharacterized protein LOC112887388 — protein: MAPPRSCQLAALLVLCACTVAPPAPAAGASVPITTCRSFCGNITVDYPFALHPGCGHAGLRDLLFCINGALMLHLPSGSYRVLDVDYAYRGLTLHDPAMSDCRALDRTPGGRGNGFVLEPWREPYLSPDPDNVFLLLGCRATSPLFQGFPDRHLPCRNVSGMGCGDFLACPAWDDYYAGGRRPPGDDAAYGDAVGTGAPPECCAVPWAAIRAVNVSRLECEGYSSAYSLAPVRAAGGAAGWAYGIRASWSLPESNRGFCGACRATGGACGHDMESHADLCLCGDWNSTSNCDSSADAAPSGAAARSPDAVAAVRWAVLASGLTSLWWHALRSNLL